A window from Telopea speciosissima isolate NSW1024214 ecotype Mountain lineage chromosome 8, Tspe_v1, whole genome shotgun sequence encodes these proteins:
- the LOC122672352 gene encoding aspartyl protease family protein At5g10770-like, whose translation MYKVRQLPHPPPQTIMLAGSESRSKLLQVTHKYGPCSLLKEGKSKTPSLSQILSNDQTRVKSINSKLSNQQSSVADSTVIIPANSGDSLGTGNYIVMIGFGTPEQNFILEFDTGSDLTWIQCLPCNSSNCYPQQDPYFNSSASSTYSNISCGSNACSQLQSAGYAQSSCTTNCLYQVTYGDGSTSQGDFVTDTLTLSSSDLFSNFEFGCGHNTNGLFGTTDGLLGLGRRPFSTVSQTATIYGKNFSYCLPSSTSSTGFLAFGSQASSSSSNAQYTPLLTSLNYASFYFLNMTGISVGGQTLSIAESVFTTSGTIIDSGTVITRLAPTAYSALSSAFRQAMLNYPSAPPYSLFDTCYDFSGYSTVTVPTIVLHFLGGTDLNVDVSGILIQASSTQFCLAFVGNSLPTDFGILGNMQQHTFEVVYNVAGGKLGFGAGACS comes from the coding sequence ATGTATAAGGTTAGGCAGTTACCTCACCCACCCCCTCAAACAATTATGCTTGCAGGTTCCGAAAGCAGAAGCAAGCTATTgcaagtaactcacaaatatgGACCTTGCTCACTGTTGAAGGAAGGGAAATCAAAAACCCCTAGTCTTAGCCAGATTCTCAGCAACGACCAAACCCGAGTGAAGTCCATCAATTCAAAACTCTCCAACCAACAGTCATCGGTAGCAGATTCTACAGTAATAATTCCTGCCAACTCTGGCGATTCGCTAGGAACTGGAAACTACATTGTCATGATTGGATTTGGAACACCTGAGCAAAATTTCATACTAGAATTCGATACAGGTAGTGATCTTACTTGGATCCAATGCCTACCATGCAACTCCAGCAATTGCTATCCACAACAAGATCCCTACTTCAACTCTTCAGCTTCCTCCACCTATTCCAACATCTCATGTGGCTCCAATGCATGCTCGCAACTGCAATCAGCGGGCTACGCACAGTCATCCTGCACCACCAATTGCCTCTACCAGGTCACATATGGTGACGGATCTACCTCTCAAGGGGACTTTGTAACCGATACACTAACACTATCTTCATCTGATTTGTTCTCAAATTTCGAATTCGGGTGTGGTCACAACACCAATGGCCTATTTGGTACTACAGATGGTTTACTAGGCCTCGGCCGCAGACCGTTCTCTACGGTATCACAGACTGCTACAATATATGGAAAGAATTTCTCCTATTGTCTTCCATCATCAACCAGCTCCACTGGTTTTCTAGCATTCGGCAGCCAAGCCAGTTCCTCCTCTTCTAATGCTCAATACACTCCACTACTAACAAGTTTGAATTATGCCTCATTTTATTTCCTAAATATGACGGGTATAAGTGTTGGAGGACAAACACTATCAATTGCAGAATCAGTTTTTACAACTTCAGGAACCATTATAGATTCTGGAACTGTCATCACTCGGTTGGCACCAACAGCCTATTCAGCTCTTAGTTCAGCATTTCGTCAAGCAATGTTAAATTATCCCTCTGCGCCACCATATTCACTATTCGACACATGCTATGATTTTTCTGGATACAGTACAGTAACAGTACCAACCATAGTGTTGCATTTTTTGGGGGGTACTGACTTGAATGTTGATGTGTCTGGGATTCTAATTCAAGCAAGCTCAACTCAATTTTGTTTGGCTTTTGTTGGAAATAGCCTTCCTACCGATTTTGGGATCCTTGGAAATATGCAACAGCACACATTTGAGGTGGTTTACAATGTGGCAGGAGGAAAGCTGGGATTTGGCGCTGGTGCTTGTAGTTAA